From Woronichinia naegeliana WA131, the proteins below share one genomic window:
- the phaE gene encoding class III poly(R)-hydroxyalkanoic acid synthase subunit PhaE, producing the protein MQQDTNPWTEMANPFGKLWLETGTQMWKNWFDLMGKPNIPNPIEQGQPAFQHFSQQILTNQALYARLLETSFNTWQELFPKIEAGQNWQPLLGQYLAQVQQQLQQSAIASGKVTQDVSELWQMYLKEVQKFNQLWLDSVTASLQPLSQTTTGSNKPWLELNNLYWNLLYEETFGSLMQSPLLGPTREINGKLLKTFDVWTELYRASVDYQIVLADVQYRSLEALMQELVTLYGQDKKITDWREFQQISSVIADRIFEETFRQDDNLRIRGNFINKLNSYRLQQQILMEEWMKLMNLPTRSEIDEVHQNIYSLRKEVKQLKKQLAQIESVESQISADPS; encoded by the coding sequence ATGCAACAAGATACTAACCCTTGGACGGAAATGGCCAATCCCTTCGGCAAACTTTGGCTAGAAACAGGAACTCAGATGTGGAAAAACTGGTTTGATCTGATGGGTAAGCCTAATATCCCTAACCCCATTGAGCAAGGTCAGCCCGCATTTCAACACTTTAGTCAACAAATACTCACGAATCAAGCTCTATACGCTCGTCTCCTAGAAACGTCCTTCAACACCTGGCAAGAACTTTTTCCGAAAATTGAGGCGGGACAAAATTGGCAGCCATTATTGGGTCAATATCTTGCCCAGGTTCAGCAGCAACTCCAACAGTCCGCAATCGCTTCTGGCAAAGTTACCCAGGATGTGAGTGAACTCTGGCAAATGTATCTCAAAGAAGTACAAAAATTCAATCAACTTTGGCTAGATTCCGTTACCGCATCACTCCAGCCCCTCAGTCAAACCACGACGGGAAGCAATAAGCCCTGGCTAGAACTCAATAATCTCTATTGGAATTTGCTCTACGAGGAAACCTTTGGCAGTTTAATGCAAAGTCCTCTGTTGGGGCCCACCCGTGAGATTAATGGCAAGTTACTGAAAACCTTTGATGTGTGGACGGAACTGTACCGAGCCAGTGTTGATTATCAAATTGTGCTTGCCGATGTTCAATATCGTTCCCTAGAAGCCCTCATGCAGGAGTTAGTTACCCTCTACGGACAGGATAAAAAAATTACGGATTGGCGGGAATTCCAGCAAATTTCCAGTGTTATCGCCGATCGCATTTTTGAGGAAACCTTCCGTCAGGACGACAATCTGCGCATACGGGGAAACTTTATCAATAAGCTCAACAGCTATCGTCTGCAACAACAGATCTTGATGGAAGAGTGGATGAAGTTGATGAATCTACCGACTCGCAGCGAAATTGATGAAGTTCATCAAAATATCTATTCTCTTCGCAAAGAAGTTAAACAACTCAAGAAGCAATTGGCACAAATTGAATCCGTTGAATCCCAGATTTCAGCCGATCCTTCCTAA
- a CDS encoding ISKra4 family transposase, producing the protein MKTLVGEVEISQKQARKLKVSPKIVLSPGLEKCCLRASAKTSYQQAEEDIEELMGIKVGHSSLHRLVERTELPLAQAQSESAGVSIDGGKICLRGEEKEGGQWRDYKLVSLHGNVCEAFFQDPEGLKNWSNVQPLSPIVTFLGDGHPAIWNAVESFATQSWLIRREVLDWYHLKENLFKVGGSLKRLEAVEHLLWRGFVNKAIDAFDGVKSKRAKNFQAYLTKHYQRIPDYQYYQQLGIVIGSGDVESKIKQVGARVKLSGARWHLHNVSRILRLRCAYLNHSPLLSVNVLS; encoded by the coding sequence ATCAAAACCCTAGTCGGAGAAGTGGAAATAAGCCAAAAACAAGCCAGAAAACTAAAGGTGTCGCCAAAAATCGTCTTAAGTCCAGGTTTAGAGAAATGCTGTCTAAGAGCCAGTGCGAAAACATCCTACCAACAAGCAGAAGAAGATATAGAGGAGTTGATGGGGATAAAAGTAGGACATAGCAGTTTACATCGCTTGGTAGAACGGACAGAACTGCCCTTAGCTCAAGCTCAGTCAGAGAGTGCGGGGGTCAGTATAGATGGGGGAAAGATTTGTCTGCGGGGCGAGGAGAAGGAAGGGGGACAGTGGCGAGATTATAAACTGGTGAGTCTTCATGGCAATGTCTGTGAAGCCTTTTTCCAAGACCCAGAGGGCTTAAAGAATTGGAGCAATGTTCAACCTTTGTCCCCAATAGTGACCTTTTTGGGAGATGGTCATCCCGCAATCTGGAATGCGGTAGAGAGTTTCGCCACTCAATCGTGGCTGATACGACGAGAGGTGTTGGATTGGTATCATCTCAAGGAGAATCTGTTCAAAGTGGGTGGCTCTCTCAAACGGCTAGAAGCAGTGGAGCATTTACTGTGGCGGGGTTTTGTGAACAAGGCAATAGATGCGTTTGATGGAGTCAAAAGCAAGAGGGCAAAGAATTTTCAAGCCTATTTGACGAAGCATTATCAGCGTATCCCTGATTACCAATACTATCAACAGCTTGGTATTGTGATTGGTTCTGGTGATGTGGAGTCTAAGATTAAACAGGTGGGAGCTAGGGTTAAATTGTCGGGAGCACGTTGGCATCTTCATAATGTTTCTCGTATTCTTCGGCTACGATGTGCTTATCTCAATCACTCTCCTCTTTTGAGTGTCAATGTATTATCTTAA
- a CDS encoding DUF2442 domain-containing protein: MDNTTFDDLAFREQFTQAQTAAKIANMSEPRAVSAMYDATNYLVVIHLKNGSIFSFPPAIAQGLTEASPEDLARVELTPSGDALHWENLDADLSIPDLLMGVFGSKKWMAKLQRQWLNQQAS, from the coding sequence ATGGATAACACAACGTTTGATGACCTGGCTTTTAGGGAGCAGTTTACCCAAGCTCAAACGGCGGCCAAAATCGCTAATATGAGTGAACCTAGAGCAGTTTCTGCGATGTATGATGCGACCAACTATTTAGTTGTTATTCATTTAAAAAATGGGTCTATTTTCAGTTTTCCGCCAGCGATCGCCCAAGGATTAACAGAAGCCAGTCCAGAGGATTTAGCCAGGGTGGAATTGACTCCATCGGGAGATGCTTTACACTGGGAAAATTTAGATGCTGATTTGAGTATCCCTGATTTATTGATGGGGGTATTTGGCTCAAAAAAGTGGATGGCTAAATTACAACGACAATGGTTAAATCAACAGGCTTCCTAA
- a CDS encoding protein rep: MPDQLNIGQKSNVPIVSFIHQDGYTFLESLSEKDKPWDKHRKNADIISNYYKQGGMDSHAERVSLCSQLLEFKLVPDNKTGQQRLKLASAKFCRVRHCPICQWRRSLRWKAKAYENLPKVVTDYPDGRWIFLTLTMKNCELTDLRETLHHLNQSFRRLTQLKAFPGIGWIKSVEITRGRDGQSAHPHLHCLILLKDSYYKEDYLSKTDWIALWKQCLRVDYSPILDVKAVQAESSPVGLIAEILKYQCKESDLVADCDWFLEYVKQVHGTRAVGVGGVLRDYFRELEEEPEDLIGHDEESTEETEGPSLYFRWNRKIKKYVMVTATAIGIVCKIPEKGYDDTT, translated from the coding sequence GTGCCTGACCAACTCAATATCGGTCAAAAATCTAATGTTCCCATTGTATCTTTTATTCATCAAGATGGATATACATTCTTAGAATCCCTCTCTGAAAAAGATAAGCCTTGGGATAAGCATCGGAAAAATGCCGACATCATCTCTAATTATTACAAGCAAGGGGGAATGGATTCTCACGCCGAGAGGGTTTCCCTTTGCTCTCAATTACTAGAATTCAAACTGGTTCCCGATAATAAGACAGGTCAACAGAGGTTAAAGTTGGCTTCTGCTAAATTCTGTCGGGTTCGCCATTGTCCGATCTGTCAGTGGAGACGATCGCTCCGTTGGAAGGCAAAAGCCTACGAGAATCTACCAAAGGTAGTTACTGATTATCCTGATGGGCGTTGGATTTTTCTGACGTTGACCATGAAAAATTGTGAGTTGACCGATTTAAGAGAGACATTGCATCATCTTAATCAGTCTTTTAGACGGTTAACCCAGTTGAAGGCATTCCCTGGGATAGGTTGGATAAAGTCGGTTGAGATTACAAGGGGACGCGATGGGCAATCAGCACATCCTCATCTCCATTGTCTAATCCTGTTGAAGGATAGCTATTACAAGGAAGATTATCTATCCAAGACTGATTGGATCGCTTTATGGAAGCAATGCCTTCGAGTTGATTATTCTCCAATTCTGGACGTAAAAGCTGTTCAGGCTGAAAGTTCACCAGTGGGGTTGATTGCGGAAATCTTAAAGTACCAGTGCAAGGAAAGTGACCTTGTGGCTGATTGTGATTGGTTTTTGGAGTATGTTAAACAGGTACATGGTACAAGAGCAGTCGGGGTTGGCGGTGTTCTTCGGGACTATTTCAGAGAATTAGAAGAGGAGCCAGAGGATTTAATTGGCCATGATGAGGAATCAACGGAAGAGACTGAAGGCCCGTCTCTCTATTTTCGATGGAATAGGAAAATCAAAAAATATGTCATGGTTACGGCGACCGCGATAGGGATTGTCTGTAAGATTCCCGAAAAGGGATATGACGACACCACCTAA
- a CDS encoding Tab2/Atab2 family RNA-binding protein, translating to MGTIWELDFYSRPILDEEQKKQWEVLICESPQSPRQLPESLFRYSQFCPSSTVNSVWLKEAIKAAIAESGEMPQKIRFFRRQMNNMISKACEELGIPPAPSRRTYSLNQWLNQRLVEFYPQQPGYDPQLVKNTSVQYPALNAIPLPDAIRGDRGDQWALVSLEVAAFEDLPEWEISFGESFPLTAFGVTPETSIPGLILFSPRSLPFAGWLSGLELGYLSFSKTPQPMIRLETGTSDSWILANMTNANTVAEAQGFEQRKAQAHNLHFLAIQDRPESESFAGFWLLQEADELK from the coding sequence ATGGGAACTATCTGGGAATTAGATTTTTATTCGCGCCCAATTTTAGATGAAGAGCAAAAAAAACAATGGGAAGTATTGATTTGCGAGTCCCCCCAGTCTCCCCGACAGTTACCAGAGTCCCTATTTCGCTATAGCCAATTTTGTCCGAGCAGTACCGTTAACTCTGTTTGGCTCAAAGAAGCGATTAAGGCAGCGATCGCCGAATCAGGAGAAATGCCCCAAAAGATACGCTTTTTCCGACGGCAGATGAATAACATGATCAGTAAAGCCTGTGAGGAGTTAGGGATTCCTCCAGCCCCCAGTCGTCGTACCTATAGCTTGAACCAGTGGCTCAATCAACGTCTAGTCGAATTTTATCCTCAGCAACCAGGCTATGATCCCCAATTAGTCAAAAATACATCGGTTCAATATCCAGCTTTGAATGCTATTCCCCTACCCGATGCGATTCGCGGCGATCGCGGGGATCAATGGGCCTTAGTTAGCTTGGAAGTAGCGGCCTTTGAAGATTTACCCGAATGGGAGATTAGCTTTGGAGAAAGTTTTCCCTTGACCGCCTTTGGTGTCACCCCAGAAACTTCAATTCCAGGCTTAATTCTCTTTTCACCGCGATCGCTGCCCTTTGCCGGTTGGTTGTCGGGATTAGAATTGGGCTATCTCAGCTTCAGCAAAACCCCTCAACCCATGATTCGCCTAGAGACGGGAACCAGTGACAGTTGGATTTTAGCCAATATGACCAATGCCAATACCGTGGCCGAGGCCCAGGGCTTTGAACAACGCAAGGCGCAAGCCCATAATCTCCATTTTCTCGCCATTCAAGATCGTCCTGAATCAGAGTCGTTTGCGGGCTTTTGGCTTCTTCAAGAAGCTGATGAACTCAAATAA
- the rpsU gene encoding 30S ribosomal protein S21: protein MTQVVVGQNEPIESALRRFKRQVAKAGIYTDFKKHQFFETPQEKRKRKEATRRRQRSRRR, encoded by the coding sequence ATGACTCAAGTTGTCGTCGGTCAAAACGAACCCATCGAATCAGCCTTACGTCGCTTCAAACGCCAAGTCGCCAAGGCAGGCATTTATACAGATTTCAAGAAACACCAATTCTTTGAAACACCTCAGGAAAAACGGAAACGTAAGGAAGCCACCCGTAGAAGACAGCGTTCCCGTCGTCGCTAG
- a CDS encoding KilA-N domain-containing protein — MNTRIKTIERKIEGIAIYQRETDGYVNATQICKAHLEITGERKDTSNWLQTKMAQSAINKLSLVTGIPVTELIEVKQGGKYQGTWIHPRLAVRFTMWVNDDFSLFVEDWIHS; from the coding sequence ATGAACACTAGAATTAAGACTATAGAGCGCAAAATTGAGGGAATTGCCATATATCAGCGAGAAACAGATGGATATGTCAATGCAACCCAGATATGTAAGGCACATCTGGAGATAACGGGAGAGAGAAAAGATACGTCCAATTGGCTACAAACAAAAATGGCACAGTCCGCCATCAATAAGCTTTCTCTCGTTACAGGAATTCCTGTAACGGAATTAATAGAGGTAAAGCAAGGTGGCAAATATCAGGGGACATGGATACATCCCCGTCTTGCTGTTCGTTTTACGATGTGGGTCAACGATGATTTTTCTTTGTTCGTAGAAGACTGGATTCATTCTTGA
- a CDS encoding iron-containing alcohol dehydrogenase family protein, protein MVAKSAKIVSPVTALSANLNVAPALVLRSPLGETGKAIAALGKRPLVIGGQMTLDLVQKSLTKLFESQQLTALAQSYAPDCSESSLAHLQAAVKNHQADLIIGIGGGKALDTAKLVAHASQLPVITIPTAGATCAAWTALSNVYSEAGAFQYDVPLRRCPDLLILDYELVQTAPQRMLIAGIGDAIAKWYEASVSSGHSSDTLTIAAVQQARVLRDLLLQKSAEALQNPGSQIWREVVDATVLLAGVIGGLGGANCRTVAAHAVHNGLTQLPLAHHALHGEKVAYGILVQLRLEELLAENQLALSSRQQLLKFYGEIGLPKTLEELGMGAITMTELRQIAEFTCQSTSDIHRLPFNVTPEPLMAAMVSTTGI, encoded by the coding sequence ATGGTCGCAAAATCAGCCAAAATTGTCTCTCCAGTAACCGCCTTATCTGCAAATTTGAATGTGGCACCGGCCTTGGTCTTGCGATCGCCCCTAGGGGAAACGGGAAAAGCGATCGCGGCTCTGGGGAAACGACCGTTGGTGATTGGGGGACAAATGACGCTGGATTTAGTCCAAAAATCCCTCACTAAGCTGTTTGAGTCTCAGCAATTAACAGCCTTAGCCCAAAGTTATGCTCCTGATTGTTCCGAATCTTCCCTTGCCCATCTGCAAGCCGCCGTTAAAAATCACCAAGCGGATCTGATTATTGGTATTGGTGGTGGCAAGGCTCTTGATACCGCTAAACTGGTGGCCCACGCTTCCCAATTACCGGTTATAACGATTCCCACCGCCGGTGCTACCTGTGCGGCCTGGACGGCTCTGTCTAATGTCTATAGTGAAGCCGGAGCTTTTCAGTATGATGTCCCCCTACGCCGTTGTCCCGACCTTCTAATCCTCGACTATGAATTGGTGCAAACGGCCCCTCAACGAATGCTCATTGCCGGTATTGGGGATGCGATCGCCAAATGGTATGAAGCCTCCGTCAGCAGTGGCCATTCCTCTGATACCTTAACCATTGCAGCCGTTCAACAGGCCAGGGTATTACGGGACTTGTTATTACAAAAATCGGCGGAAGCCCTACAAAATCCAGGCAGTCAAATCTGGCGGGAAGTTGTTGATGCAACAGTTTTATTAGCGGGAGTGATTGGGGGATTAGGTGGCGCAAATTGTCGGACGGTCGCGGCCCACGCCGTTCATAATGGTTTAACTCAATTGCCCTTAGCCCATCATGCTTTGCACGGGGAAAAGGTAGCCTACGGTATTTTAGTACAACTACGACTAGAGGAATTGCTGGCGGAGAATCAGTTGGCCCTCTCCTCCCGTCAACAATTACTCAAATTCTATGGTGAGATTGGCCTACCGAAAACCCTAGAGGAGCTGGGTATGGGAGCAATCACTATGACGGAATTACGACAAATTGCTGAGTTCACCTGTCAATCTACTTCCGATATTCATCGCTTACCCTTTAACGTTACGCCTGAACCTCTTATGGCTGCAATGGTTTCGACCACTGGTATTTAG
- a CDS encoding class III poly(R)-hydroxyalkanoic acid synthase subunit PhaC, whose protein sequence is MLPFLTQMRIEESTHEYVELTKKVVKGIENLSNLTEEDIQIGVTPKEAIYQEDKIVLYRFKPVVEHPLAIPVLIVYALVNRPYMVDLQADRSLVANLLKLGIDVYLIDWGYPTRSDRWLTLDDYLNGYINNCVDVIRERHHLPKINLLGVCQGGTFSLCYAAIYPEKVKNLIVMVAPVDFHQPETLLNARGGCTIGAEAVDIDLMVDALGNIPGDFLNLEFLMLKPLQLSYQKYLDMPEIMESEDKLVNFLRMEKWIFDSPDQAGETYRQFLKDFYQGNKLIKGEIVIGDRPVHLSNLTMPILNLYAEKDHLVAPASSLALGDYINNEDYTVKSFPVGHIGMYVSGKVQRDLPPAIADWLKSRQS, encoded by the coding sequence ATGCTACCGTTTTTAACGCAAATGCGAATTGAAGAATCCACCCATGAATATGTTGAATTAACCAAAAAGGTGGTTAAGGGAATTGAAAATTTGAGTAATCTCACGGAAGAGGATATTCAAATCGGTGTAACCCCCAAGGAGGCGATCTATCAGGAAGATAAAATTGTTCTCTATCGCTTTAAGCCGGTGGTTGAACATCCCCTGGCCATTCCGGTTTTGATTGTCTATGCCCTGGTCAACCGTCCCTATATGGTGGACTTACAGGCTGACCGTTCCCTGGTGGCCAATCTACTTAAACTGGGCATTGATGTCTATCTCATTGATTGGGGCTATCCCACTCGCAGCGATCGCTGGTTAACCTTGGATGATTATCTCAATGGCTATATCAATAACTGTGTGGATGTGATTCGAGAACGGCATCATCTTCCTAAAATTAATTTACTGGGGGTTTGCCAAGGCGGAACCTTTAGCCTTTGTTATGCAGCCATTTACCCCGAAAAGGTTAAAAATCTGATTGTTATGGTCGCTCCGGTTGACTTCCACCAACCAGAAACGCTATTAAATGCCAGGGGTGGTTGCACCATCGGAGCCGAGGCAGTGGATATTGATCTGATGGTGGATGCCTTGGGAAATATTCCAGGCGATTTTCTCAATCTAGAATTTTTGATGCTGAAACCGTTACAGCTAAGTTATCAAAAATATTTAGATATGCCAGAAATCATGGAAAGTGAAGATAAATTAGTTAACTTTCTCCGCATGGAAAAATGGATTTTTGATAGTCCTGACCAAGCCGGAGAAACCTATCGCCAATTCCTCAAGGATTTCTATCAAGGGAATAAGTTAATTAAGGGGGAAATAGTGATCGGCGATCGCCCGGTTCATCTTAGCAATTTAACCATGCCTATCCTCAATCTCTATGCCGAAAAAGATCATTTAGTGGCTCCGGCTTCTTCCCTGGCCCTGGGAGATTACATCAACAACGAGGATTACACCGTTAAATCCTTCCCCGTCGGTCATATTGGCATGTATGTCAGTGGTAAAGTCCAACGAGATCTGCCCCCAGCGATCGCCGATTGGTTAAAATCCCGTCAATCCTAA
- the dusA gene encoding tRNA dihydrouridine(20/20a) synthase DusA gives MKYLDCYPLSAAPMMDYTDRHCRYFWRQISRRTLLYTEMITTAAILRGDRQKLLAFSPEEKPLALQLGGDDPKTLAECAQIGQDWGYDEINLNVGCPSDRVQNGQFGACLMARPQQVVDCVAKMQQAVSIPITVKHRIGIDDRDSYEKLAEFVQIVAEAGCQRFTVHARKAWLTGLSPKENRTIPPLRYDLVYRLKQDFPQLCIEINGGITTIAQVKDHLQAVDAVMIGRAAYDNPYLLATVDRDIYGEDRMPPTRSEIVASMLPYIDHWVHQGLKLHSISRHLLNLFSGQPRNKAWKRYISENSCLPGAGINIIETALEKMSLGEDRT, from the coding sequence ATGAAATATCTTGATTGTTATCCTTTAAGTGCGGCTCCGATGATGGACTATACCGATCGCCATTGTCGTTATTTTTGGCGACAGATTAGCCGTCGAACCTTGCTCTATACAGAAATGATTACCACCGCAGCCATTTTAAGGGGCGATCGCCAGAAATTATTGGCATTTTCCCCAGAGGAAAAACCTCTGGCCTTGCAATTGGGAGGCGACGATCCCAAAACCTTAGCCGAATGTGCCCAGATTGGCCAGGATTGGGGTTACGACGAAATTAATCTCAATGTGGGTTGCCCCAGCGATCGCGTTCAGAATGGACAATTTGGAGCTTGTCTAATGGCGCGACCTCAACAAGTGGTCGACTGTGTGGCCAAAATGCAGCAAGCCGTTTCCATCCCGATTACCGTCAAACATCGAATTGGCATTGATGACAGAGATAGTTACGAAAAGCTGGCCGAATTTGTGCAAATAGTGGCCGAAGCCGGTTGTCAACGCTTTACTGTCCACGCTCGCAAAGCTTGGTTAACGGGTCTAAGTCCCAAGGAAAATCGCACCATTCCACCGCTTCGTTATGACCTGGTTTATCGACTGAAACAAGACTTTCCTCAACTTTGCATTGAAATTAATGGCGGCATTACTACCATCGCGCAAGTTAAAGACCATCTGCAAGCCGTTGATGCGGTGATGATTGGTCGTGCGGCCTATGATAATCCCTACCTTCTCGCCACCGTTGATCGCGATATTTACGGGGAAGATCGGATGCCGCCCACTCGTTCCGAAATTGTTGCGAGCATGTTGCCCTATATCGATCATTGGGTGCATCAAGGCTTGAAATTACATAGTATTAGTCGGCATCTATTAAATCTATTTAGTGGTCAACCCCGTAATAAGGCTTGGAAACGCTATATTAGCGAAAATTCCTGTCTGCCTGGTGCGGGTATTAACATTATTGAAACCGCGCTAGAGAAAATGTCCCTAGGGGAGGATCGAACTTAA